The genomic window GCGAGCGCTGTCGGCACGGTTGGCAGGTAGAAGGGCAACTGGCGGTCCTCGTCCGAGCGGGGGAACGGAACCACATTCGGATTCAGACCGCCGTGGTCCCAAACGTAACGAGCGTCCAGGTAGAAATGGTGGAAATCGAATTTTTCGCGGGTGGCCCGATGGAAGGACAGCACTCCCAGCGCCACGAGCAGCACCACCAGCCCGAGGCGCAGCGCGCGTTCGTACCGGCGCGGCTCAGGCATGGGCGGGCACCTCGGGCCGCGCCGGATGCGGCGGCGCGCCGTATGGTTCCGGCAGAAGCGCGGGGCGGCGTCCCAGCCGGATCAGCAGCACGACCAGGGGCAGCGCCAGCGCGACCAGCGCGGCCAATATGGTGCCCCGCGCCTCGACATGGATGGAGAACAGCGCGAGGTGCGCCGCGACAGACAGTCCCAGGCCCGCGAGCGCGAGTCGCGCCCACGAGCCACGGAAACCACTGTAGTGCAGCGCCGCGCCGAGCATGGCCACGGCCGGCAGCGCGCAGATCATGTGATACCGGCGCATCACCGGCATGAACCACAGCATCATGAGCACGCACAAGGCCCATTCGCAGCGCAACTGCCAATGCGTCAGTGCGGCCGCCGGGCGCCGCGCCAGCCACACCAGCCCGATGAGACTGCCGCCGAGCAACGCGACCGCAATGCCCGCGACCGCGGGCAGCGGCAGATCGACCACGTTCATGGTCAGCGGCGGGTAGTCGACATAGTCGCGCTGGATGCGCGGGTCGTTGTCAAAGCGGTAGTTGTAGTTTGTCGGGTGCAGCCAGCGGCTGAGCACGGCGCCCACCCCCTGGTTGCGCCAGTCCGTCTCGCGCTGTAGCAGGACGAGGTTGCGGTGTGAGCCGGTGCTGACCGCCCGGTGCAGCCACCCGCGATACGCGGCGACCGCATCCGTGGGGCCAAAGACGACCGCGTCCGCCAGGGGACCGGCCAACGCGACCGTCAGTACGGCTACCGTGACTGTGCGGTATTGCCGCTTCAACGCAAACCACAACACGAGCAGACCGGGGGTCAGCTTCAGCAGCACGGCGAGCCCGAGCCAGAAGCCCGCCACCAGCCCGCGCCCGTGCTGCCAGCAACTGAAACTCCCGACCAGCAGCAGCAGCGTCAGCGTGTCGATCTGGTTGAGACGGAACTCCCAGAGCCAGTAGGGTGCCAAGAGCACCAG from Phycisphaerae bacterium includes these protein-coding regions:
- a CDS encoding DUF2029 domain-containing protein, with protein sequence MHEPSFAAIHQPTALRAPGVAPDGVRRLCYVALGAVTLWLACVGADHIFWQHPDFEYFYKGGLWLAERGALDPGYDLVNGRVEARGSLDWYWPIVPRVMSLLALLPFHAAGYLWLALNLVALWAILRLLGRELVGLPPRDWPVTQLLPLVLLAPYWLWEFRLNQIDTLTLLLLVGSFSCWQHGRGLVAGFWLGLAVLLKLTPGLLVLWFALKRQYRTVTVAVLTVALAGPLADAVVFGPTDAVAAYRGWLHRAVSTGSHRNLVLLQRETDWRNQGVGAVLSRWLHPTNYNYRFDNDPRIQRDYVDYPPLTMNVVDLPLPAVAGIAVALLGGSLIGLVWLARRPAAALTHWQLRCEWALCVLMMLWFMPVMRRYHMICALPAVAMLGAALHYSGFRGSWARLALAGLGLSVAAHLALFSIHVEARGTILAALVALALPLVVLLIRLGRRPALLPEPYGAPPHPARPEVPAHA